A stretch of the Vagococcus xieshaowenii genome encodes the following:
- a CDS encoding LacI family DNA-binding transcriptional regulator, whose amino-acid sequence MVTIKEVAQHAGVSVATVSRYMNKKGYVSEAASKKIAQSIDELKYVPNEVARSLFQKTSKLIGVIFPDIANPYFPLVAKGIEEELIRNGLMMILANTSDSFDTLKQYVTTFNQNNVSGIITAVPIPDELVNRMTIVGIDRVYEGDFPKVLSDDYGGGQLIADHILATPFDKLLILPGDLDIPSSAERFKGLTDKFKSCHIDYGVIELNSYNNQNMEASIDKIEPYFSKYDTIVAANDYLALHLIKRAQSMGIKIPEQLQIVGYDGIPFSNLVTPKLTTVVQSAYEIGQEAAKQMISLLNEADKEQLETIIMPVTFEKGATLRK is encoded by the coding sequence ATGGTAACTATTAAAGAAGTGGCACAGCATGCGGGGGTATCAGTCGCAACGGTCTCAAGATACATGAATAAAAAAGGCTACGTAAGTGAAGCAGCTAGCAAAAAAATTGCCCAATCTATCGATGAATTAAAGTATGTACCCAATGAAGTCGCTCGCTCACTTTTCCAAAAAACCTCAAAGCTAATCGGCGTGATCTTCCCTGATATTGCCAATCCGTACTTTCCTTTAGTTGCTAAAGGGATTGAAGAAGAATTAATCCGCAACGGCTTGATGATGATATTAGCCAATACATCAGATTCATTCGACACATTAAAACAGTATGTTACCACGTTTAATCAAAATAACGTTAGTGGCATTATCACAGCTGTTCCCATACCTGATGAGCTAGTTAATCGAATGACTATTGTTGGTATTGACCGTGTGTATGAAGGAGATTTCCCCAAAGTTTTATCGGATGATTATGGCGGGGGACAATTAATTGCAGACCATATTTTAGCGACACCTTTTGATAAATTATTAATTTTACCAGGAGATCTAGATATTCCTAGTTCAGCTGAGCGTTTTAAAGGACTAACAGATAAGTTTAAGTCCTGTCATATCGATTATGGTGTGATTGAATTGAACTCTTATAACAATCAAAATATGGAGGCATCTATTGATAAAATAGAGCCATATTTTTCTAAGTACGATACGATTGTCGCGGCAAATGACTATCTGGCGTTACATTTAATAAAACGTGCGCAATCTATGGGTATTAAAATACCGGAACAATTACAAATTGTTGGTTATGACGGCATTCCGTTTTCTAATTTGGTAACGCCTAAACTAACAACCGTAGTACAGTCTGCATACGAAATTGGTCAGGAAGCAGCCAAGCAAATGATTAGTTTATTGAATGAAGCGGACAAAGAACAGCTAGAAACTATTATTATGCCAGTTACATTTGAAAAAGGTGCAACGCTTAGAAAATAA
- a CDS encoding cysteine hydrolase family protein, whose product MRALINIDYTYDFVAEDGKLTTGEPGQAIEASISQLTTEFIESDDYVVFAIDGHDEKDTYHPEMKLFPPHNIIGTLGRELYGELKDIFASNRDKENVYWMDKRHYSAFSGTDLDIRLRERQITELHLVGVCTDICVLHTAIDAYNLGYKIVIHQEAVASFNPTGHAWALEHFKGTLGAEII is encoded by the coding sequence ATGCGTGCATTAATTAATATTGATTATACGTATGATTTTGTAGCAGAAGATGGGAAGTTGACAACAGGAGAGCCTGGTCAAGCAATAGAAGCAAGTATTAGTCAGTTGACCACTGAATTTATTGAATCAGATGATTATGTAGTATTTGCCATTGATGGTCATGATGAAAAAGATACGTATCATCCTGAAATGAAACTGTTTCCGCCACATAATATTATCGGAACATTAGGTCGTGAATTATATGGTGAGTTAAAAGATATCTTTGCAAGTAATCGAGACAAGGAAAATGTCTATTGGATGGATAAACGCCATTATTCTGCTTTTAGTGGTACGGACTTAGATATTCGTTTGCGAGAACGTCAAATTACGGAGTTACACTTAGTTGGGGTTTGTACTGATATTTGTGTACTACATACCGCTATTGATGCTTATAACTTAGGTTATAAAATCGTGATTCACCAAGAAGCAGTCGCAAGTTTTAATCCGACAGGTCACGCGTGGGCGTTAGAACATTTTAAAGGGACGCTTGGTGCAGAAATTATTTAA